From the Bombus pascuorum chromosome 7, iyBomPasc1.1, whole genome shotgun sequence genome, one window contains:
- the LOC132908761 gene encoding serine/arginine repetitive matrix protein 1 isoform X4, translating to MMYTGTTASQDTRFSDKEKKLLKQMKFGDSLTQKVDMSKVKLDVIKPWITTKITQILGMEDDVVVEFVYNQLEEKFPDPRKMQINLTGFLNGRNARSFMGELWDLLVSAQESVTGIPEAFLQQKKDQIKKRLEEQEKLQASLAEKEKEKEREKEKDEAESKIKKEEKERGSSKERRRDRSRDRSRDRDRDRKRSRSRDRHRDRDRSIRKRRSSSRSPSKNSLKDNGKDMTETKVEREDSPQPENAIPLMPVKTKPEAAVAISRLQAKLMSIADGKKKNNRTPSPESLEKAKKSRSRSKSPISRSKKSRSKSPSRDSKTRRSRSPASKSRRSRSKSRSRRSRSRSKSRRSKSRSQDRSKSRRTKSKSPRSHSRSRSRSKKSRSKSIDRSKSRKSRSDSSDSRSSKSRSKSPDKRKDTLDSNRKRDASTSSSSESEEKGAKDKNDFEIRKKKDGVQAKRSYRKTNKDDSGSDSDSSRERKSVPKRRSPTPRKDRGRSKDRDRSRDRSRDRSRDRSRDRSRDRNRRRSIDRERERRRERERERERERLDRFSGSRSMRPPSVRRAPSRRRSPPRRSPARYRRRSPSPGDRRRRRSFDRRRRSSERRDRRRSPDRRDSRRRSPDGRDRSLRKSLERKSSQEKRERERDREHADEKRKEKEKPIKEESIKRPEKDIKKAEPVNIKKPDLSVSPKKLQSATLPVTRHRFSKSLSRTPSPFKKTEDIIAAVKVKQPSKEDNKEESPKEESSFSSADTFPLKKDDKSIKSIKTTSEDKKSDQKSSEPVLLKKPAEVIKKSKREKRDGSTDSNDSESEGKKRSKKLEKSKKSRRASTDEEKSDKCGSSSDSEEERKHAEKTKKIRDSNRGDSLDERTKDRKDSRKREMNENESRKRPKKELEEEMKKSKRSRKDSSSGDEEQKIRRSKSEDDRSRLRKSKKDSSSDDEPKKTRKRRDSSSEDEKSRTRKSRKDSTSEDEGKVRLKKSKRDSSTDDEEIGEKDAKKKRKADDSSDEEKVKKKRKKKTKTSTSESEESEVEEKKKKKDKKHKKHKKHKKHRKHKKKKVADSDESDVSEGNTEELEKKLREKALKSMKKGHSIEGSD from the exons ATGATGTACACG GGGACTACCGCGTCGCAGGACACGAGGTTCAGCGATAAGGAGAAGAAACTTCTTAAGCAAATGAAATTTGGAGACTCTCTTACGCAGAAG GTGGACATGAGCAAAGTTAAGCTGGATGTTATTAAACCATGGATAACTACAAAAATTACCCAGATCTTAGGCATGGAGGATGATGTAGTGGtagaatttgtatataatcAACTGGAAGAAAAG tTTCCTGACCCCCGAAAAATGCAGATCAACCTCACTGGTTTTCTGAATGGAAGAAATGCTCGATCTTTCATGGGTGAACTATGGGACCTCTTGGTCTCTGCTCAAGAAAGCGTAACGGGTATTCCAGAGGCTTTCTTGCAACAAAAGAaagatcaaataaaaaaacgtttg GAAGAGCAGGAGAAACTCCAAGCTTCTTTGgcggagaaagaaaaggaaaaggaaagagagaaagaaaaagatgaagcTGAAAGcaagataaagaaagaagaaaaagaacgtgGTTCTTCGAAGGAGCGTCGAAGAGATCGAAGTAGAGATCGAAGTAGAGATCGTGATAGAGACAG AAAAAGAAGTCGATCGAGAGATCGACACAGAGATCGTGACAGATCGATCCGCAAAAGACGATCTTCTTCGAGATCGCCTAGTAAAAATTCGCTTAAAGACAACGGAAAAGATATGACTGAAACTAAAGTCGAACGAGAAGATTCACCTCAACCTGAAAATGCTATACCGCTCATGCCAGTTAAGACAAAACC gGAAGCCGCTGTTGCGATATCGCGATTACAAGCTAAATTAATGAGCATTGCTGatgggaaaaagaaaaacaatcgTACTCCATCTCCTGAATCATtggaaaaagcaaaaaaatcTAGATCTAGATCAAAATCACCTATAAGCCGCTCCAAAAAGTCTAGATCCAAATCGCCCAGTCGAGATTCAAAAACACGTCGTTCTCGATCACCGGCATCTAAGTCGAGGCGATCTCGATCTAAGTCAAGATCAAGACGATCTAGGTCTAGGTCAAAGTCTAGAAGATCTAAATCCAGGTCGCAGGATCGCTCAAAATCGAGACGTACAAAATCCAAGTCTCCAAGATCGCATTCGAGATCTCGTTCACGATCTAAAAAATCAAGATCGAAAAGCATTGATAGAAGTAAGTCTAGAAAATCGAGATCCGATTCAAGCGATTCAAGATCATCAAAATCTCGTTCGAAGTCACCGGATAAGAGAAAGGATACTCTCGATTCCAACAGGAAACGAGATGCAAGTACAAGCAGTAGCTCCGAatcagaagaaaaaggagcgaaagataaaaatgacttcgaaattagaaagaagaaagatggaGTACAGGCAAAGAGATCATATAGGAAAACAAATAAGGATGACAGTGGTAGTGATAGTGACTCGAGTCGAGAAAGAAAATCAGTTCCTAAACGAAGGAGTCCAACGCCACGAAAAGATAGAGGTCGATCAAAGGATAGAGATAGATCGCGAGATAGATCACGCGATAGATCACGGGATAGGTCTCGGGATAGATCTCGAGATAGGAATAGAAG GAGATCCATAGACAGAGAACGTGAAAGGAGAAGAGAACGGGAGCGAGAAAGGGAACGGGAAAGATTGGATAGATTCAGCGGTAGTCGCAGCATGCGACCTCCATCTGTGCGCAGAGCACCTAGTAGACGCCG AAGCCCTCCTCGGAGAAGTCCGGCACGATATCGTCGCAGATCACCAAGTCCCGGAGATAGGCGCCGAAGAAGATCTTTCGATCGAAGACGAAGATCGTCGGAAAGAAGAGACAGACGTCGATCTCCGGATCGTCGTGATAGCAGACGTCGTTCGCCAGACGGACGGGACCGATCCCTCAG AAAGTCACTAGAGCGGAAATCGTCTCAAGAAAAGCGAGAACGCGAGAGGGATCGTGAACACGCAGATGAGAAACGTAAAGAGAAGGAGAAGCCTATCAAGGAAGAATCCATCAAACGACCCGAAAAGGACATCAAGAAAGCTGAACCTGTGAACATCAAGAAACCAGATCTCAGCGTTTCTCCTAAAAAACTTCAATCTGCTACGCTTCCTGTAACTAGACACAGG TTTTCGAAGAGTTTATCTAGAACGCCGTCTCCATTTAAAAAGACTGAAGACATCATAGCAGCGGTTAAAGTCAAACAACCATCGAA AGAAGATAACAAAGAGGAATCACCAAAAGAAGAATCGAGTTTTTCATCTGCGGATACGTTCCCACTAAAAAAGGATGATAAATCGATCAAATCAATCAAAACTACATCCGAGGACAAGAAGTCAGATCAAAAATCGTCAGAGCCAGTTCTCTTGAAAAAACCTGcagaagtaataaaaaaatcgaAGAGGGAGAAACGCGATGGTTCTACAGATTCAAATGATAGTGAAAGCGAAG GTAAGAAAAGATCAAAAAAGTTAGAGAAGTCCAAGAAATCCAGGAGAGCTTCCACGGATGAAGAGAAGTCAGATAAATGTGGTTCTAGTTCAGATTctgaagaagaaaggaagcacgcagagaaaactaaaaaaattagGGATTCGAATCGAGGCG ATTCATTAGATGAACGTACAAAAGACAGAAAAGATAGTAGAAAACGGGAAATGAACGAAAACGAATCTCGTAAGCGACCAAAAAAAGAGTTAGAAGAGGAAATGAAGAAATCAAAAAGATCTAGGAAAGATTCTTCTTCGGGAGATGAAGAACAAAAGATAAGAAGAAGTAAAAGTGAAGATGACAGGTCCAGATTACGAAAATCCAAAAAAGATTCGAGTTCGGACGATGAGCCGAAAAAGACACGAAAACGAAGAGATAGCTCTTCGGAAGATGAGAAGTCAAGAACGAGGAAGTCAAGAAAGGATTCTACGAGCGAAGACGAAGGGAAAGTACGTTTGAAAAAATCTAAGCGAGACTCAAGTACAGATGATGAAGAGATTGGAGAAAAAGatgcgaagaaaaagagaaaagcggATGACAGTTCAGACGAagaaaaagtgaagaaaaaacGTAAGAAGAAGACTAAAACTAGCACTAGTGAATCAGAG gaAAGTGaagtagaagaaaagaaaaagaagaaggataaAAAGCACAAGAAACATAAGAAGCATAAGAAAcatagaaaacataaaaagaagaaggttGCAGATTCTGACGAATCTGATGTAAGTGAAGGTAATAcagaagaattagaaaaaaaacttCGCGAGAAAGCATTGAAATCGATGAAGAAAGGACACAGCATAGAAGGAAGTGATTGA
- the LOC132908761 gene encoding serine/arginine repetitive matrix protein 1 isoform X1: MMYTGTTASQDTRFSDKEKKLLKQMKFGDSLTQKVDMSKVKLDVIKPWITTKITQILGMEDDVVVEFVYNQLEEKFPDPRKMQINLTGFLNGRNARSFMGELWDLLVSAQESVTGIPEAFLQQKKDQIKKRLEEQEKLQASLAEKEKEKEREKEKDEAESKIKKEEKERGSSKERRRDRSRDRSRDRDRDRKRSRSRDRHRDRDRSIRKRRSSSRSPSKNSLKDNGKDMTETKVEREDSPQPENAIPLMPVKTKPEAAVAISRLQAKLMSIADGKKKNNRTPSPESLEKAKKSRSRSKSPISRSKKSRSKSPSRDSKTRRSRSPASKSRRSRSKSRSRRSRSRSKSRRSKSRSQDRSKSRRTKSKSPRSHSRSRSRSKKSRSKSIDRSKSRKSRSDSSDSRSSKSRSKSPDKRKDTLDSNRKRDASTSSSSESEEKGAKDKNDFEIRKKKDGVQAKRSYRKTNKDDSGSDSDSSRERKSVPKRRSPTPRKDRGRSKDRDRSRDRSRDRSRDRSRDRSRDRNRRRSIDRERERRRERERERERERLDRFSGSRSMRPPSVRRAPSRRRSPPRRSPARYRRRSPSPGDRRRRRSFDRRRRSSERRDRRRSPDRRDSRRRSPDGRDRSLRYDRSSSRDRSSRRDRSRDRDRRDRDRRSRSRDRRSRSKDQRSSVDHARDGKRSPDRSRDAKEKTKDKKVDEKIKRSTDTGSRKELRNGRSKSSSSESSESSSSSNEDEVTRKSLERKSSQEKRERERDREHADEKRKEKEKPIKEESIKRPEKDIKKAEPVNIKKPDLSVSPKKLQSATLPVTRHRFSKSLSRTPSPFKKTEDIIAAVKVKQPSKEDNKEESPKEESSFSSADTFPLKKDDKSIKSIKTTSEDKKSDQKSSEPVLLKKPAEVIKKSKREKRDGSTDSNDSESEGKKRSKKLEKSKKSRRASTDEEKSDKCGSSSDSEEERKHAEKTKKIRDSNRGDSLDERTKDRKDSRKREMNENESRKRPKKELEEEMKKSKRSRKDSSSGDEEQKIRRSKSEDDRSRLRKSKKDSSSDDEPKKTRKRRDSSSEDEKSRTRKSRKDSTSEDEGKVRLKKSKRDSSTDDEEIGEKDAKKKRKADDSSDEEKVKKKRKKKTKTSTSESEESEVEEKKKKKDKKHKKHKKHKKHRKHKKKKVADSDESDVSEGNTEELEKKLREKALKSMKKGHSIEGSD, translated from the exons ATGATGTACACG GGGACTACCGCGTCGCAGGACACGAGGTTCAGCGATAAGGAGAAGAAACTTCTTAAGCAAATGAAATTTGGAGACTCTCTTACGCAGAAG GTGGACATGAGCAAAGTTAAGCTGGATGTTATTAAACCATGGATAACTACAAAAATTACCCAGATCTTAGGCATGGAGGATGATGTAGTGGtagaatttgtatataatcAACTGGAAGAAAAG tTTCCTGACCCCCGAAAAATGCAGATCAACCTCACTGGTTTTCTGAATGGAAGAAATGCTCGATCTTTCATGGGTGAACTATGGGACCTCTTGGTCTCTGCTCAAGAAAGCGTAACGGGTATTCCAGAGGCTTTCTTGCAACAAAAGAaagatcaaataaaaaaacgtttg GAAGAGCAGGAGAAACTCCAAGCTTCTTTGgcggagaaagaaaaggaaaaggaaagagagaaagaaaaagatgaagcTGAAAGcaagataaagaaagaagaaaaagaacgtgGTTCTTCGAAGGAGCGTCGAAGAGATCGAAGTAGAGATCGAAGTAGAGATCGTGATAGAGACAG AAAAAGAAGTCGATCGAGAGATCGACACAGAGATCGTGACAGATCGATCCGCAAAAGACGATCTTCTTCGAGATCGCCTAGTAAAAATTCGCTTAAAGACAACGGAAAAGATATGACTGAAACTAAAGTCGAACGAGAAGATTCACCTCAACCTGAAAATGCTATACCGCTCATGCCAGTTAAGACAAAACC gGAAGCCGCTGTTGCGATATCGCGATTACAAGCTAAATTAATGAGCATTGCTGatgggaaaaagaaaaacaatcgTACTCCATCTCCTGAATCATtggaaaaagcaaaaaaatcTAGATCTAGATCAAAATCACCTATAAGCCGCTCCAAAAAGTCTAGATCCAAATCGCCCAGTCGAGATTCAAAAACACGTCGTTCTCGATCACCGGCATCTAAGTCGAGGCGATCTCGATCTAAGTCAAGATCAAGACGATCTAGGTCTAGGTCAAAGTCTAGAAGATCTAAATCCAGGTCGCAGGATCGCTCAAAATCGAGACGTACAAAATCCAAGTCTCCAAGATCGCATTCGAGATCTCGTTCACGATCTAAAAAATCAAGATCGAAAAGCATTGATAGAAGTAAGTCTAGAAAATCGAGATCCGATTCAAGCGATTCAAGATCATCAAAATCTCGTTCGAAGTCACCGGATAAGAGAAAGGATACTCTCGATTCCAACAGGAAACGAGATGCAAGTACAAGCAGTAGCTCCGAatcagaagaaaaaggagcgaaagataaaaatgacttcgaaattagaaagaagaaagatggaGTACAGGCAAAGAGATCATATAGGAAAACAAATAAGGATGACAGTGGTAGTGATAGTGACTCGAGTCGAGAAAGAAAATCAGTTCCTAAACGAAGGAGTCCAACGCCACGAAAAGATAGAGGTCGATCAAAGGATAGAGATAGATCGCGAGATAGATCACGCGATAGATCACGGGATAGGTCTCGGGATAGATCTCGAGATAGGAATAGAAG GAGATCCATAGACAGAGAACGTGAAAGGAGAAGAGAACGGGAGCGAGAAAGGGAACGGGAAAGATTGGATAGATTCAGCGGTAGTCGCAGCATGCGACCTCCATCTGTGCGCAGAGCACCTAGTAGACGCCG AAGCCCTCCTCGGAGAAGTCCGGCACGATATCGTCGCAGATCACCAAGTCCCGGAGATAGGCGCCGAAGAAGATCTTTCGATCGAAGACGAAGATCGTCGGAAAGAAGAGACAGACGTCGATCTCCGGATCGTCGTGATAGCAGACGTCGTTCGCCAGACGGACGGGACCGATCCCTCAGGTACGATAGATCTTCCTCTCGTGACAGATCGAGTAGGCGAGACCGTTCCAGAGACAGGGACAGAAGGGATAGAGATAGAAGATCTAGATCTAGGGATCGTAGGTCTAGATCAAAAGATCAAAGGTCATCGGTGGATCATGCGAGAGATGGAAAACGATCTCCTGATCGCTCAAGAGATGCTAAGGAGAAGACAAAGGACAAGAAAGTGgacgaaaaaattaaaagatcaaCTGATACGGGATCGCGAAAAGAATTACGAAACGGAAGGTCTAAGTCAAGTAGCTCGGAAAGTAGCGAAAGTAGTTCCTCTAGCAATGAGGATGAAGTGACCAG AAAGTCACTAGAGCGGAAATCGTCTCAAGAAAAGCGAGAACGCGAGAGGGATCGTGAACACGCAGATGAGAAACGTAAAGAGAAGGAGAAGCCTATCAAGGAAGAATCCATCAAACGACCCGAAAAGGACATCAAGAAAGCTGAACCTGTGAACATCAAGAAACCAGATCTCAGCGTTTCTCCTAAAAAACTTCAATCTGCTACGCTTCCTGTAACTAGACACAGG TTTTCGAAGAGTTTATCTAGAACGCCGTCTCCATTTAAAAAGACTGAAGACATCATAGCAGCGGTTAAAGTCAAACAACCATCGAA AGAAGATAACAAAGAGGAATCACCAAAAGAAGAATCGAGTTTTTCATCTGCGGATACGTTCCCACTAAAAAAGGATGATAAATCGATCAAATCAATCAAAACTACATCCGAGGACAAGAAGTCAGATCAAAAATCGTCAGAGCCAGTTCTCTTGAAAAAACCTGcagaagtaataaaaaaatcgaAGAGGGAGAAACGCGATGGTTCTACAGATTCAAATGATAGTGAAAGCGAAG GTAAGAAAAGATCAAAAAAGTTAGAGAAGTCCAAGAAATCCAGGAGAGCTTCCACGGATGAAGAGAAGTCAGATAAATGTGGTTCTAGTTCAGATTctgaagaagaaaggaagcacgcagagaaaactaaaaaaattagGGATTCGAATCGAGGCG ATTCATTAGATGAACGTACAAAAGACAGAAAAGATAGTAGAAAACGGGAAATGAACGAAAACGAATCTCGTAAGCGACCAAAAAAAGAGTTAGAAGAGGAAATGAAGAAATCAAAAAGATCTAGGAAAGATTCTTCTTCGGGAGATGAAGAACAAAAGATAAGAAGAAGTAAAAGTGAAGATGACAGGTCCAGATTACGAAAATCCAAAAAAGATTCGAGTTCGGACGATGAGCCGAAAAAGACACGAAAACGAAGAGATAGCTCTTCGGAAGATGAGAAGTCAAGAACGAGGAAGTCAAGAAAGGATTCTACGAGCGAAGACGAAGGGAAAGTACGTTTGAAAAAATCTAAGCGAGACTCAAGTACAGATGATGAAGAGATTGGAGAAAAAGatgcgaagaaaaagagaaaagcggATGACAGTTCAGACGAagaaaaagtgaagaaaaaacGTAAGAAGAAGACTAAAACTAGCACTAGTGAATCAGAG gaAAGTGaagtagaagaaaagaaaaagaagaaggataaAAAGCACAAGAAACATAAGAAGCATAAGAAAcatagaaaacataaaaagaagaaggttGCAGATTCTGACGAATCTGATGTAAGTGAAGGTAATAcagaagaattagaaaaaaaacttCGCGAGAAAGCATTGAAATCGATGAAGAAAGGACACAGCATAGAAGGAAGTGATTGA
- the LOC132908761 gene encoding serine/arginine repetitive matrix protein 1 isoform X2 — MMYTGTTASQDTRFSDKEKKLLKQMKFGDSLTQKVDMSKVKLDVIKPWITTKITQILGMEDDVVVEFVYNQLEEKFPDPRKMQINLTGFLNGRNARSFMGELWDLLVSAQESVTGIPEAFLQQKKDQIKKRLEEQEKLQASLAEKEKEKEREKEKDEAESKIKKEEKERGSSKERRRDRSRDRSRDRDRDRKRSRSRDRHRDRDRSIRKRRSSSRSPSKNSLKDNGKDMTETKVEREDSPQPENAIPLMPVKTKPEAAVAISRLQAKLMSIADGKKKNNRTPSPESLEKAKKSRSRSKSPISRSKKSRSKSPSRDSKTRRSRSPASKSRRSRSKSRSRRSRSRSKSRRSKSRSQDRSKSRRTKSKSPRSHSRSRSRSKKSRSKSIDRSKSRKSRSDSSDSRSSKSRSKSPDKRKDTLDSNRKRDASTSSSSESEEKGAKDKNDFEIRKKKDGVQAKRSYRKTNKDDSGSDSDSSRERKSVPKRRSPTPRKDRGRSKDRDRSRDRSRDRSRDRSRDRSRDRNRRSIDRERERRRERERERERERLDRFSGSRSMRPPSVRRAPSRRRSPPRRSPARYRRRSPSPGDRRRRRSFDRRRRSSERRDRRRSPDRRDSRRRSPDGRDRSLRYDRSSSRDRSSRRDRSRDRDRRDRDRRSRSRDRRSRSKDQRSSVDHARDGKRSPDRSRDAKEKTKDKKVDEKIKRSTDTGSRKELRNGRSKSSSSESSESSSSSNEDEVTRKSLERKSSQEKRERERDREHADEKRKEKEKPIKEESIKRPEKDIKKAEPVNIKKPDLSVSPKKLQSATLPVTRHRFSKSLSRTPSPFKKTEDIIAAVKVKQPSKEDNKEESPKEESSFSSADTFPLKKDDKSIKSIKTTSEDKKSDQKSSEPVLLKKPAEVIKKSKREKRDGSTDSNDSESEGKKRSKKLEKSKKSRRASTDEEKSDKCGSSSDSEEERKHAEKTKKIRDSNRGDSLDERTKDRKDSRKREMNENESRKRPKKELEEEMKKSKRSRKDSSSGDEEQKIRRSKSEDDRSRLRKSKKDSSSDDEPKKTRKRRDSSSEDEKSRTRKSRKDSTSEDEGKVRLKKSKRDSSTDDEEIGEKDAKKKRKADDSSDEEKVKKKRKKKTKTSTSESEESEVEEKKKKKDKKHKKHKKHKKHRKHKKKKVADSDESDVSEGNTEELEKKLREKALKSMKKGHSIEGSD, encoded by the exons ATGATGTACACG GGGACTACCGCGTCGCAGGACACGAGGTTCAGCGATAAGGAGAAGAAACTTCTTAAGCAAATGAAATTTGGAGACTCTCTTACGCAGAAG GTGGACATGAGCAAAGTTAAGCTGGATGTTATTAAACCATGGATAACTACAAAAATTACCCAGATCTTAGGCATGGAGGATGATGTAGTGGtagaatttgtatataatcAACTGGAAGAAAAG tTTCCTGACCCCCGAAAAATGCAGATCAACCTCACTGGTTTTCTGAATGGAAGAAATGCTCGATCTTTCATGGGTGAACTATGGGACCTCTTGGTCTCTGCTCAAGAAAGCGTAACGGGTATTCCAGAGGCTTTCTTGCAACAAAAGAaagatcaaataaaaaaacgtttg GAAGAGCAGGAGAAACTCCAAGCTTCTTTGgcggagaaagaaaaggaaaaggaaagagagaaagaaaaagatgaagcTGAAAGcaagataaagaaagaagaaaaagaacgtgGTTCTTCGAAGGAGCGTCGAAGAGATCGAAGTAGAGATCGAAGTAGAGATCGTGATAGAGACAG AAAAAGAAGTCGATCGAGAGATCGACACAGAGATCGTGACAGATCGATCCGCAAAAGACGATCTTCTTCGAGATCGCCTAGTAAAAATTCGCTTAAAGACAACGGAAAAGATATGACTGAAACTAAAGTCGAACGAGAAGATTCACCTCAACCTGAAAATGCTATACCGCTCATGCCAGTTAAGACAAAACC gGAAGCCGCTGTTGCGATATCGCGATTACAAGCTAAATTAATGAGCATTGCTGatgggaaaaagaaaaacaatcgTACTCCATCTCCTGAATCATtggaaaaagcaaaaaaatcTAGATCTAGATCAAAATCACCTATAAGCCGCTCCAAAAAGTCTAGATCCAAATCGCCCAGTCGAGATTCAAAAACACGTCGTTCTCGATCACCGGCATCTAAGTCGAGGCGATCTCGATCTAAGTCAAGATCAAGACGATCTAGGTCTAGGTCAAAGTCTAGAAGATCTAAATCCAGGTCGCAGGATCGCTCAAAATCGAGACGTACAAAATCCAAGTCTCCAAGATCGCATTCGAGATCTCGTTCACGATCTAAAAAATCAAGATCGAAAAGCATTGATAGAAGTAAGTCTAGAAAATCGAGATCCGATTCAAGCGATTCAAGATCATCAAAATCTCGTTCGAAGTCACCGGATAAGAGAAAGGATACTCTCGATTCCAACAGGAAACGAGATGCAAGTACAAGCAGTAGCTCCGAatcagaagaaaaaggagcgaaagataaaaatgacttcgaaattagaaagaagaaagatggaGTACAGGCAAAGAGATCATATAGGAAAACAAATAAGGATGACAGTGGTAGTGATAGTGACTCGAGTCGAGAAAGAAAATCAGTTCCTAAACGAAGGAGTCCAACGCCACGAAAAGATAGAGGTCGATCAAAGGATAGAGATAGATCGCGAGATAGATCACGCGATAGATCACGGGATAGGTCTCGGGATAGATCTCGAGATAGGAATAGAAG ATCCATAGACAGAGAACGTGAAAGGAGAAGAGAACGGGAGCGAGAAAGGGAACGGGAAAGATTGGATAGATTCAGCGGTAGTCGCAGCATGCGACCTCCATCTGTGCGCAGAGCACCTAGTAGACGCCG AAGCCCTCCTCGGAGAAGTCCGGCACGATATCGTCGCAGATCACCAAGTCCCGGAGATAGGCGCCGAAGAAGATCTTTCGATCGAAGACGAAGATCGTCGGAAAGAAGAGACAGACGTCGATCTCCGGATCGTCGTGATAGCAGACGTCGTTCGCCAGACGGACGGGACCGATCCCTCAGGTACGATAGATCTTCCTCTCGTGACAGATCGAGTAGGCGAGACCGTTCCAGAGACAGGGACAGAAGGGATAGAGATAGAAGATCTAGATCTAGGGATCGTAGGTCTAGATCAAAAGATCAAAGGTCATCGGTGGATCATGCGAGAGATGGAAAACGATCTCCTGATCGCTCAAGAGATGCTAAGGAGAAGACAAAGGACAAGAAAGTGgacgaaaaaattaaaagatcaaCTGATACGGGATCGCGAAAAGAATTACGAAACGGAAGGTCTAAGTCAAGTAGCTCGGAAAGTAGCGAAAGTAGTTCCTCTAGCAATGAGGATGAAGTGACCAG AAAGTCACTAGAGCGGAAATCGTCTCAAGAAAAGCGAGAACGCGAGAGGGATCGTGAACACGCAGATGAGAAACGTAAAGAGAAGGAGAAGCCTATCAAGGAAGAATCCATCAAACGACCCGAAAAGGACATCAAGAAAGCTGAACCTGTGAACATCAAGAAACCAGATCTCAGCGTTTCTCCTAAAAAACTTCAATCTGCTACGCTTCCTGTAACTAGACACAGG TTTTCGAAGAGTTTATCTAGAACGCCGTCTCCATTTAAAAAGACTGAAGACATCATAGCAGCGGTTAAAGTCAAACAACCATCGAA AGAAGATAACAAAGAGGAATCACCAAAAGAAGAATCGAGTTTTTCATCTGCGGATACGTTCCCACTAAAAAAGGATGATAAATCGATCAAATCAATCAAAACTACATCCGAGGACAAGAAGTCAGATCAAAAATCGTCAGAGCCAGTTCTCTTGAAAAAACCTGcagaagtaataaaaaaatcgaAGAGGGAGAAACGCGATGGTTCTACAGATTCAAATGATAGTGAAAGCGAAG GTAAGAAAAGATCAAAAAAGTTAGAGAAGTCCAAGAAATCCAGGAGAGCTTCCACGGATGAAGAGAAGTCAGATAAATGTGGTTCTAGTTCAGATTctgaagaagaaaggaagcacgcagagaaaactaaaaaaattagGGATTCGAATCGAGGCG ATTCATTAGATGAACGTACAAAAGACAGAAAAGATAGTAGAAAACGGGAAATGAACGAAAACGAATCTCGTAAGCGACCAAAAAAAGAGTTAGAAGAGGAAATGAAGAAATCAAAAAGATCTAGGAAAGATTCTTCTTCGGGAGATGAAGAACAAAAGATAAGAAGAAGTAAAAGTGAAGATGACAGGTCCAGATTACGAAAATCCAAAAAAGATTCGAGTTCGGACGATGAGCCGAAAAAGACACGAAAACGAAGAGATAGCTCTTCGGAAGATGAGAAGTCAAGAACGAGGAAGTCAAGAAAGGATTCTACGAGCGAAGACGAAGGGAAAGTACGTTTGAAAAAATCTAAGCGAGACTCAAGTACAGATGATGAAGAGATTGGAGAAAAAGatgcgaagaaaaagagaaaagcggATGACAGTTCAGACGAagaaaaagtgaagaaaaaacGTAAGAAGAAGACTAAAACTAGCACTAGTGAATCAGAG gaAAGTGaagtagaagaaaagaaaaagaagaaggataaAAAGCACAAGAAACATAAGAAGCATAAGAAAcatagaaaacataaaaagaagaaggttGCAGATTCTGACGAATCTGATGTAAGTGAAGGTAATAcagaagaattagaaaaaaaacttCGCGAGAAAGCATTGAAATCGATGAAGAAAGGACACAGCATAGAAGGAAGTGATTGA